CACCATGAAaaccagtttttgtttttattattattttggattcattttcatttttactgacaCCAGTGAGTCATAATGATTCCATATAACAAAAAGTCAGGCAGTTGAAATTAAAACAATGCCTGTACATAAAGAGCACCAACACagatacaaaacaaaactggcCTGAGAGGCGCCGATTTATCGCGCGCCTAATTAAAGCGATTAACAATAAAAGTCTCTGCATTCTTTCTGCTGCAAGAAAAGTAGCCAACTAACAAACTAGCTAATTGAGTGACAGACTGACGGGATTTTTAATTACTCAAGCTCAGCAACCCCGAAGGACATCACGCCAATCTTAAATAGCAGTGGGGACTCGCGCCGTAAGAAGTTTTTAGCAGACATCAAGGCACATTGTAGTTAGCAttgttgttagcattagcaaatGTTGTCTTCATTTGCTTGACAGACGGCAAGATTTTAATAGGCACATTAGCGACACCTACAAGACTTAAGTGAAAATGCGAGTAGCTTAAGCCTTTCTTTCAGTTGTCAGCACACGTCAAAGAATATTGTTTACATCTTGACTTTTCAGTAGGCAACATTTTGAAGCGCATGTACATGTACTTGTGACATGTACAGAACTGCCTTGCAACAGACCGTCACTAACAGAAACAGAAATGTGgtcttgatttattttgacagtCAGCAACAGTTTGAAACGCATGCCAGTTACACCTACAGGACTTAAGTAGACCAGCAAGTAGCTAACCTCACATTAAGAAAGGTGCGTCTCTCTTCGAGGTTTTGGAATTCTGAGTCTGCAGAAGCCGGAAATGTTGTTGTCTTGATGTATTTTGACAGTCGGCAATAGTTTGAAAGGCACGCTAGCGACACCTACAGGACTTAAGTAGACCGGCAAGTAGCTAACCTCACATTAAGAAAGGTCCGTCTCTCTTTGAGATTTTGGAATTCTGCGTCCGCAGaagctggaaatgtttttgtcttgatttattttgaaagttggGAATAGTTTGAAAGGCACGCCAGTGACACCTCCAGGACTTAAGTAAAACTATGAGTATCAGCTCTTTCTTTGAGATTATCACACATCAAAGCACATTTTGGCTTGCATTATTTTTACCATTTGCATTCCGAGTCTGCAGAACGCGGTAAAGTCGTCTTCTTGATTAGTTTTGATAACCAACAACAGTTTAAAAGGCAGGTTAGCAACATCTACAGGCCTTAAGTGAAACTCCAAGTAGCTAGTAGCTGGAACCTATTCTGTGAAACACGGAGATAGTCGGCCGAACAAAGTCCTCCACATAAATTGGGTATACACATTTTTTGGGACGAACGTTTGTAGCTCGCCATTAGCCTGACGGGCAGGCCGAGCCAAGGGAGGCCAAGTCTGTGCTGTGCGAACTTGCGCTCACAGATGCAGTCGGCACGTGTGAGTAAAAGCTGATGAATATTTCAGAGCCGAAGACGCCGGCAAACGGCGCAGACATTGCTGGGGAAAACGCTACATTGCTAACACACACTCATACGTCTGTATTATTAATATTCCAATTTCGGGTTCTAAAACAATTATATTCTTTGTAAGTTCCTCTGACACGCTACTTTCtctaatgaataaatacatttaaaaaaatatatttttcttcccaTTGCATGTCATAAAACAGCCTCATGTTTCTGCTGCAATAAATACTCTGTTCGGGCATAACCCCGCTTAATATTTAAAGAACATAAGTGCTTCTTGTATTTATTCAGCAGGGGTGGGGGCGTGTGCCTCAACGGTCTGATAATGTAAAAACCTTGGAATAGACAAacttcttggggaaaaaaaagtccgtTATTATAAGGCATGTGCACAGTGTAACAAGTAATTGCACCAAcacccccccctttttttccctctttcttcATCTGTACTGAGAAGTTTTCAGCTCTTAAATTATTTCTTTCATTTGGCCAGCGGCACTTTTTGGTTCTGAGAAATTCCCCCAAGCAcactaacaaaaaaagaaaagaaaagataacATATaaatcacacacatacacagaacAAAAATATCTTAAATGGCAAACACCTCTGTGTGATTTTGcactataaaaacacaaaaaactaaGCTAACGGCCAACAGCTGTCCTCGCAGGGAAGCCAAAGAAGAAGCCCATCAGAAGAGCTGCAGCAACGCGTCGGGTGCCCACTCCATGGCCGTCTGGGCGACAGCGAAAACGGCCACCCCTAGCGTTGCTGACAGCCCCCACACCGCCATCTTCACCATCCTGTTCCCCTTCCCCCACCACCGGCCTCCGTTCGCGGGCAAAGCCACGTCCAGGCCCGAGTGACGAGCTGCGGCGATCACAGAACAAGGGTGGCgatgaggacgaggaggaggaggggcttcattgcacattttgttcattttcgaGAGGGTTTAAAGAATATTACAACACCAAGACAAAGGACACGGAAGAGGAAAGATGTGATTGTTTTTCATAAGGGAACTTTTTAATACTTTCCCCTCAAATGCTGGACAATGAGGCTGGATTTGAGCATTTTACCTCCCTTTGAAGGTAAATGCTCACTCTTGCTGAAGGCTATCCTTCAAGTCAAGATATGGTTCAGTGATGATGACACTATACAATTTGGCATGAACCATTACATCCAACatcatttgtttacttttttattggCCGTCTCTCAGACTAAATGAGACAAGGGACACCGTGATATGGAGACCCTCAGAAATGTCACTATCGTTACCTGGTCTTGAAGTGGCAGAGGCCTGAGCCTTGGTGAGACACCGAAGAACAGAGTCTGGCCTCTGGTGGAGCGTTGAGAGCTGAAAGGCCTTGAAGGTGCTTATGGACAAgctgaagaacaacaacaagaaacctGTGAGTCAAAAAGGCGTCATCCAGTGCACTTTATTTCCTGTTTTGATGAGTGACTTTCACACTACCTGTAAAAAGTAGCATTCTTCCACCTATTTATTTTCTGTGCCTCAGTTCTGTATAAAAGTCACCCACACGGAATGGTGGGGACACCCTGTAATTTTCCATCTTCTGACTTAGTAACATCACAGCCTTAACAGAGGCAGAACCGGACCTGAGTGTAAGGCCATTCCGTAATGCCCAGacaggggtgtgaagtttaGCCCCTGACACTCACTGCTCCTGCCCCGGTGGGTTGTTATGGCTCTAACACTACGTCAGATAACGAAAGATTCCTCAATTGACTGTCATCTGGCATTTACAGGCAATGTGAAAGGGGCTAGAGCTGTAACAGCTGGGATCGAAGCATAAAGTTTAACATCCAACAAAGCTCTGATCAAACCTCTGAAGTTCTTATATTGACTGTGGTTGGATCTCTAAGTCAAAGGCTAGGGTTAGTTAGTCGGGGTGCTCCCGTCCTCACCTTTTACGAGAATGCGGCGCCACCCGCTTAGCCAGCAAGGCGGGAGGGTGGCAGTTGAACAAGTCTTGGGAATGGCTGATCAGGAGTTCGTACGGGAGGTCTTGGGGCATGCGGGAGAGGAGGTAGTGCACCATAGCCATGTCGCATTCCGTCTGCTTCACCTCCTGCTCTCTGTGCAACACGATCTGGTGGAAAGACGTGGATCACATTCGACACACTGAACATTTGAGtgagcaacaaaaaaagattttatttttgcttttagtTTGAGCTTCTTTGTGCtccttttttattattcccTCATCACAGAAAGTCCACAGCTGATGTCTACTTACTGTAGCAGCGAGGTAGATGGGCATCATGGGGTGTGAGGCCAAGAATAAGTCGTAGAGTCTCAGTGTGTGTTTGAACTCAGACAGGACGTGCCCATACCACGTGATAAGCCAGGACAGGGCAAAGATGGTTCCCACCTCCGCTCTAATAAAGGACATCAAAATACCTACTGTAAGTGAGGCTTGGAAACCTCAAGATGTTTACCAAACTCTGAAGCCTTGCTCTGACGTCCCGTTCAATTGCAGGTATGGGTCCGTgggacttttttgtgtgtcatgtTACGATGCCATCTACCCTGAATCAGATGTtgatcggagacaaattccttgtgttttcaacatacttggcaagtaaagatgattctgatgctgaTCAGTGAAACTCGTGTCGGGGGCcaatattttcaacattttaagggCCCTCCGCTCACACAACCCcttttcatggcaaatcctcaaactggtcatcaaactttgatgccatgcTACGCGCACACTATACAGCattggcaaaataaataaaaatctaaacaatTGGGCAATTTAGCATATCATTGGCTTAAGGCTGAAACCTCCTATGTGCAAATTTggtaaatttaatatttttctccACAAATCTATACTGTTTCTCAGTtcccacgtgtgtgtgtgtgtgtgtgtgtgtgtgcattattttttacaaattataatctaaagtgttgaaaatatctTGGAATGTGCAACGTTAATAGCTCAACAAAgttgctgttttttggggggtttttttcctgaaaaatgatGGTTGTAGAGATAGAAGGATTCTGCTCCATGCCAACGAAATGTGCTTGCAATTTGAGCACATTTTGGCAAATTACCGTGTAGAAGCTGGTGAAAAAGTAAGagtccaaaatggctgcttaaaataaaaatggccaacttcctgttcaatttcagaccttgagacttttttgtgcgtcttTTCATGATAAACACGCCACGCTACCCAATTTCCTTAAGTCAAACTTGTGTCGGGTGCTCATGTTTTCCTAACTTCCCAGGGGCTTTGAAAGGGTCTTTTTTGTGATCCAgcctcaaaatgatcatttgacagtgttggcaaaaaaaaaaaactagaatacctgcttctgattggaCTCATTCAGAGGAATTCCCTTTATCACGATATAAAATGGCTCATTAAGATCAAAATGGACTAGTTTCTGTTTAATTTTAACGTGGCTCCTGGAGACTTTTTCAAGTGATAGACACATCCACTAAATGTTGGTGTCAGGGGCCGATTTTGTGTCTGGGACCCCTAAAACATATACACTTTCACCAGAATACATGCAACTGTAAAAATTGGTGAGTTTTCAGCCATGTTGAGGCCCCACCAAAAAGGTGATTCATTTGTCACCTGGTGCTTTTGGGCTCTAATTACTGCCCTACTCAACAGTagtccactttttttaatgtggtacACTTGGGCAGTTGTTTGCCACTCAAAGGTCAGTACTTGAACGCCCTCTGGTGgggttaaaaaaacacaacctctCTGGTATTACCAAAGACACAGTCTGGGTAATACCTCTCTGGTATTACCCAGACTTGACTTGGCGAGATCGAGGCTTCCCAACCACTCTACCAAGACAcaagctttattgttttgaaaatgatttattctgtaaaaataatgtatctttattcatttatatatgccagtgacgtaCAGTGACAGGCGGAACAACCACACTGTTTTCCACTAAATAGCAGagggtacaattaacctgtgtatccacctgttgccactCATATGGCGGAATAAGACATCTGCAGGCTTAGATTTACCACTTAGCAAGTACATTTGTTAGAAAACTAAGATGGGATTGCCATTCCACGTCCCCAACACATACACGGTGGattaattaaaaagtcaaattgtccataagtgtcaatgtgagtgtgaatggctgtttgtctatatgtgccctgcgattgattggTGACCAGCGAGGGTGTACCCTACCGCTCACCAAAGCCAGCTGAggtagactccagctcacctgtaacccgaatgaggacaagcgctactgAAATTTAATTGATAGACATGTACCTCATCATGAAGTCATGCAGTTCTTTGTCCACTTCTTCCAATAAAGGCATGAGGTAGTTTAAAATATGTTTGGTGCTGTCCATTGTTGGATCCATGAAATCCCTGCAGagagaaataaatgtaaataaaatgttttttttttttttatttttatttacggtGGAACCTCAGTTCACAAACGACTTGGTTCACTAAAAAATTGGTTTATAAAACCAATTTGACTCAACATTGCTGCTGTGCACACACAATATCCCCTGTATTCCTTATATTCTATTTTCTATGATGCTAAgacttttttcaatattttgagagcgaaatgttacaataaaagttgtattgttacaaaaataaagtatgaATAATGTACAATTAATATTGATactacaaaaaaagcatttttttcaaccAAAAAAAGGCcataataatatgaaaataagtGAATGTCAAAATTCCCAAACCATACACGAGAGAATCCTATTATGTAATTATCTCGCTCTCTctagttgtaatgttacaagataaAGTACTGTATCCTACCTGAGATGATATTTCGATAAAGTGTGCAACATGGCAAGGGCCACCCGCTCCCCGACGACCAGCAGCAGCGTGACGGCCACGTCATGGTAGCCCTGGTAGTAGTTGAGCTGCGGGTTGCACCTCAGAACCTCAAGGATGATGCCCACGAGCTGCTCCTGGAGCACGGCCCGCTCTGCAGACGGCATCGCTACGAGAGAAGATGAGCGAAACCCTACTGTACAGTTTTAATCAAGTAAAAACTGTAATGCAGACAGACCATTCGGAAAGCGCTTCATGGATCTCCtgacatccaggaccacctggTTGTAGTCCTTGTGGTTCTCCCGTCCATCTCTCCCTGCAATGTATCTTGGATTATGCATCACTTTCCTCTAAATAGTACCATACTTTGGTTTGGTACTAACCGGGTTTATATGGAAGCTCGTAAACGTTGATGTTGAGCAGTTTGGGCCACACTTTCCTGCGAAGTTCATTTGTAAGCAGTCCTCCCTTACTGGCCGCAGCCCTCCTCAGGGTCTCAATGTCCACTGGATCACTGTGCAATAAAAGGTAATAAAAGGTACATATAgtcacttttttatttcttgtataGAAATAACTGTGTCCAAGCGAAACATAAAGTACACACAGTAGAGTGTTTGAATTTTTCGCCTCCACGAGTTAACATGCTTTTGTTGTCTTTACGGGCACTCTTGTATCAGTGTGCAATGAGACATGATCAGTTGTGCTGTAGGAAATTGTCcacattttacttaattggtctgaaaattaaaacaaaacaattttgcctttgtgggtgtttttttggggcCATCTGTCTAACCCGATTAAACACAAGGCCATAATGTTCTACCTGTTTAATGCCTGGTGGATCTCAGCTAActtctgtttcctcccacagtccacTTCTGTGATGCAAACAAAAAGATGGTTATTAGGACTGTGACCTCATCTGCAACAATTATACACATTCAAAGTAGTCGTTTTGGAATATGTAATGGAGATTTGATGGTGTCCCCTTGTTATTTAGATCCGTGGTTGTTAAACTGGGGTCTGGATCCATGGGGGTCCACAAGCTGTAGTTCGGGggtccgcaaaataatttgcaagaATTATGTCacatcattcaaaaaaaacaacactcacACGGGGACCTGAGCACCAATTAAGCAAACAAACCAGTTGCTCCAAGACCAacattttcattccaacatttttgttcttgtacAGATTACGACTTGTAACCTGTACAAcatacatttttcttctctACAACCATTTGTTATTACTACTTTATTAATAAAGTAGTAATAACTACTTTTAATAATTCACATTATTAATAAcgtttttctctaaaaatgaattattatgacttttttctctcGTAAATATACATCTTTTCAATTCCTATGGCATTCTAGGGTAATATGGTACAGGTAGTTACAGTGTGTTTTAATTtgtgttaggattatgagggggtccaCTGTTTCATCAAATTAATCTCTTAATCTATTCTCTTCTAGTCTATGCAGTGAATTTTCCTTGCGGAAGAATAAAGTATCAATCTCTCTATGAAATCT
This is a stretch of genomic DNA from Phycodurus eques isolate BA_2022a chromosome 20, UOR_Pequ_1.1, whole genome shotgun sequence. It encodes these proteins:
- the zgc:63863 gene encoding TBC1 domain family member 20 → MKKLKRKKLNRANVPVTKEVDCGRKQKLAEIHQALNSDPVDIETLRRAAASKGGLLTNELRRKVWPKLLNINVYELPYKPGRDGRENHKDYNQVVLDVRRSMKRFPNAMPSAERAVLQEQLVGIILEVLRCNPQLNYYQGYHDVAVTLLLVVGERVALAMLHTLSKYHLRDFMDPTMDSTKHILNYLMPLLEEVDKELHDFMMRAEVGTIFALSWLITWYGHVLSEFKHTLRLYDLFLASHPMMPIYLAATIVLHREQEVKQTECDMAMVHYLLSRMPQDLPYELLISHSQDLFNCHPPALLAKRVAPHSRKSLSISTFKAFQLSTLHQRPDSVLRCLTKAQASATSRPARHSGLDVALPANGGRWWGKGNRMVKMAVWGLSATLGVAVFAVAQTAMEWAPDALLQLF